ttttcctCAAGATGACCCTCCAGAGTTTTAAGGCTCTCCTGCATCTCCTTCACTGCCTTCAGCTGCTCCTCCCCCACCCTGGAGAGGACATCAAAACTCCCATGCAAGCactgaaatcaaaaaataagtTTAGTGATACAGAATTTCAGGATTCGTTTCATCGCAACTTGATCAAATGGTGAGAGAACTAATGTGTGATCATGTAACCTTTTCTTCAACAAATTTAGCCCAGAAACGAGTGGTGGCCTTCTGATAAGGATTTGATGGCAAGAGAGGGTACAAGTCACTCCATGCCTCATCTATGTACTCAACGATCACAGCAGACTCAGCAATTGGCTTACCGTTGTGGACGAGCACAGGGACCATCTTGTGGACTGGGTTGTACTGCAGGAGCTGGGGACTCTTGTTGGACAAGTCCTCATTCACATACTCATATTTGATGCCTTTCAACTGGAGAGCCCATTCCACCCGAAGGACGAAAGGGCTCAGGATGTTCCCATAAAGCTTCACTCCCTCTTCTCCCATGCTCTCTTCGATCTTACCGGCTCACAGATGCAACTGGTAAGCTATTAATTGCTGAATATGTTTGTTGTGGATTCCATAGTTCTATAACTATTTATAGGGCAGCAGAGGAAATGATTGAAAGGTTCAGATGATTTCACAAGAATGTACGTATGTGGCCACAAGCGACTCTGGAAAAGTCACTGATGAAAGATTCCCGTTGAAGCTTCTTAGAAGGACAACAGTTGAGGGTCGCAGTTGGCGGAGCACCAAAAATAGGAAGCTTCTGAGTCCCTTCTGGCGAGTCAAAACAGGTCGATAACCATGAATAGACGGGCGGCGTATTGTATTTGAGCTGAATATTTTCTCCGTGGGCAATCTCGGCTGCTTTTGCAGCTGGCACTGAATCAGTTTGCCAAATGAAAGATTTGACTCCCGAGTGATAGGGTGGCTTCTGACCCCTTTCCTCACTGACATGGGGTATGATTTCACTTGGAAGAAGAAGCTAAGCGTAGTCATCGTCCGAAGAAAGAAACGGAAGCATTTGCACATGATTTTCCATATTAAAGGATTACAAGCAAGTTATGTTTGACCTTGTTGACTTCTATGCACATAGTATCaggggctctttttttttttagataaatattataaaaaaattaatcaattttttcattgatcAACTTATCTTCTCATccttttcaagatggataagctatttttatggataaatatccaTAAATAAGAGTAAAATCTTATCACTTGAGGAGTAGCTAAATCATTTTTCATCAGTCAATAAATacgtatttaatattattttaaaatattttatcttattttcaaTGCTTCTATCATTCAATGTCTAAtaacttattattattttcttcaaatctaaaaagtataaggataatatgaaaaatataggTAAATTTTagtaaatttatttcaaaaaatagtaatacaaaagaatatggacgatagattttgaattttttttcatatataaaaaatataaataaattattttttatttaaatattatttgaaaaaaaattatttaaaaaaatataaatttttagataaattttttatgaatggGCCCAATGCGAAGGGAAAGTGAAGATGTATTTTGATGGTTCAGGTCAAATCCGGTGCTTCTATCATACTCACAAGGAGCTGAATAAAATATTAATAGGGACTAAAAACTTGTAATGGGTCCACTTGCATTACACCATCTTTTTCATAATATTTGTTGTAGGGTTTGTTTTACACGGTCAAGGGCCAAAAAGTGATCCCAAGAGCAAAGAATGAAATCCCAAGAGTCCACTCGAGTGGAGAAGGAATCATTTGCTTGAAATGTTCGTCTTTGGATTAATTTGCATCGTTGCACTTTGGTTGTATACCTTGTGCTGTTATTTTGACAAGGGTAGGAATCCAACCAGTTGGGTGACATGGTTAGTATTAGAGCTATCAAAATAGGCTGATCCGGCCTGGTCTGATTTTAACCCACGTGGGCTGTGATTATATAGGTTGGGCCGACTGGCCATTTGTTAAAAGAGGTCATAAAAATCAGTATGTTTCTAATCCATGTGGACTGTGGGTAGGGCCAGTCAGtctacatctttttttttctttctttttttttttctaggccGGAGTCCACTTTTTGTCAGCTGTCGCCGTCCGATGCTGCACATCATGAGTCTACTCCCCTCTCACCATCTGACGCCATTGCTTCTCTCCTCTGGGGATCATTGGGAGGGAGGGGCATCGGGGATtgctgagaagaggaggaaggggGGGTAGGGACGGGCACCGTGGATCTCGAGAGGAG
This genomic window from Elaeis guineensis isolate ETL-2024a chromosome 13, EG11, whole genome shotgun sequence contains:
- the LOC140853267 gene encoding glutathione transferase GST 23-like; translation: MGEEGVKLYGNILSPFVLRVEWALQLKGIKYEYVNEDLSNKSPQLLQYNPVHKMVPVLVHNGKPIAESAVIVEYIDEAWSDLYPLLPSNPYQKATTRFWAKFVEEKCLHGSFDVLSRVGEEQLKAVKEMQESLKTLEGHLEEKKFFGGETIGFVDIIAGWMPSWLGMIEEIIGIKIINEEDLPLISAWIKDLLDHNMVKETMPPQEKVMAHMRAIRENVLSAMSA